A genomic stretch from Lathyrus oleraceus cultivar Zhongwan6 chromosome 2, CAAS_Psat_ZW6_1.0, whole genome shotgun sequence includes:
- the LOC127118050 gene encoding protein-tyrosine-phosphatase IBR5 yields MRKRERENPCGVCGHYHKYEEGEVCPICGHRVPVGSEKSSIQVSAFPSVILPEFLYLGSYDNASRSELLKTQGISRILNTVPSCQNLYKNSFTYHCLPDDKSFQFDEANQFLEQCEKDKERVLVHCMSGKSRSPAVVIGYLMKSRGWRLAQSYQWVKERRPSVELSGAAYQHLQEYEKTLFGSAGNSFLLPSAFSPTAGPSSISFGFPKPNDLPPLPAFPAFNCAGTPSIFSRAPLDIAPTEFTFGAGQNVTGNPFNTNPPNPNPNVTDIQMDGS; encoded by the exons ATGAGGAAAAGAGAGAGGGAAAACCCTTGTGGGGTATGTGGGCACTATCACAAATATGAAGAAGGTGAAGTTTGTCCGATTTGTGGTCATAGGGTTCCTGTTGGATCGGAGAAAAGTTCGATACAAGTTAGTGCTTTTCCTTCTGTGATCTTGCCGGAGTTTCTTTACTTGGGGAGCTATGATAACGCTTCACGCTCTGAGCTTCTCAAGACTCAGGGGATTTCACGTATCCTCAAT ACTGTCCCTTCTTGTCAGAATCTCTACAAGAACTCGTTTACATATCACTGCCTCCCGGATGACAAAAGTTTCCAATTTGATGAAGCAAACCAGTTTCTCG AGCAATGTGAGAAGGATAAGGAGCGTGTTCTGGTTCATTGCATGTCAGGAAAGAGTCG GTCCCCGGCTGTTGTGATCGGCTACCTGATGAAGTCGAGAGGATGGAGACTCGCACAGAGTTATCAGTGGGTAAAGGAACGCAGACCATCCGTCGAATTATCCGGAG CTGCCTACCAGCATCTACAGGAATACGAGAAAACTCTTTTCGGATCAGCCGGAAACTCTTTTCTTCTGCCTTCCGCTTTCTCACCTACAGCAGGGCCATCTTCAATTAGCTTCGGCTTCCCGAAACCCAACGATCTACCTCCACTTCCCGCCTTTCCCGCATTCAACTGCGCCGGAACTCCGTCAATTTTCAGTCGAGCACCCCTCGATATAGCTCCTACCGAGTTCACATTCGGAGCCGGTCAGAATGTTACTGGAAATCCTTTCAATACAAATCCACCTAATCCGAATCCGAATGTTACTGATATTCAAATGGATGGATCTTGA
- the LOC127118052 gene encoding tRNase Z TRZ2, chloroplastic gives MTILPLRHSTMQISLTNPPFKTPQIFPFHQPIFSPKQPNQLSLQTHVVNSLKGSGYLSEISKAIDYEEQYRVAKSQVIRKGLDLEGYSIEGVSIGGHETCIIIPEFKCAFDIGRCPTRAIHQNFVFITHAHLDHIGGLPMYIGSRGLYNLKPPTVFVPPCIKDDVEKLLDVHKSLGQVELNCELVALDVGETYEIRNDLVVRPFKTHHVIPSQGYVVYSIRKKLRKQYSHMNGKQIEKLKKSGVEITDTILSPEVAFTGDTTSDFMLDPLNADALRAKVLITEATFLDDSTTIEQARQHGHTHISELIENAQWIRNKTVLLTHFSSRYNIEDIRQAASKLQSKVSAKVVTLTEGFKSLYS, from the exons ATGACGATTCTTCCCCTTCGCCATTCCACCATGCAAATTTCCCTCACAAATCCCCCCTTCAAAACCCCTCAAATTTTCCCTTTTCACCAACCAATTTTCTCTCCAAAACAACCCAACCAACTTTCACTTCAAACCCATGTCGTCAATTCCCTTAAAGGCTCAGGTTATTTATCAGAAATCAGCAAAGCTATCGATTACGAAGAACAGTACCGTGTTGCGAAATCGCAGGTTATTCGTAAAGGTTTGGACTTGGAAGGTTATTCCATTGAAGGGGTTTCAATTGGAGGACACGAGACGTGTATTATTATTCCTGAATTTAAGTGTGCTTTTGATATTGGAAGGTGCCCAACTAGAGCTATTCAtcaaaattttgtttttattacTCATGCTCATCTTGATCACATT GGAGGACTGCCGATGTATATAGGAAGCCGTGGTTTATATAATTTGAAACCTCCCACCGTATTTGTTCCTCCTTGCATCAAAGATGATGTTGAGAAGCTGCTTGATGTTCACAAGTCCTTGGGCCAAGTTGAACTGAATTGTGAATTGGTTGCTTTGGATGTCG GGGAGACGTATGAAATACGGAATGATCTTGTTGTTCGACCGTTCAAAACACACCATGTTATACCAAGCCAG GGTTATGTAGTTTACTCAATTAGGAAAAAGCTGAGGAAGCAATACAGTCACATGAACGGGAAACAAATTGAGAAATTAAAAAAGTCGGGCGTTGAG ATTACAGACACTATATTATCTCCCGAGGTGGCCTTCACCGGGGATACAACATCGGATTTTATGCTTGACCCGCTTAACGCTGATGCATTGAGAGCAAAAGTGCTTATAACCGAG GCAACTTTCTTAGATGATTCAACCACCATAGAGCAAGCACGCCAACACGGTCATACACATATATCTGAG CTCATTGAAAATGCTCAATGGATTCGCAACAAAACGGTTCTGCTGACTCATTTTTCATCAAGATACAACATAGAG GATATTCGTCAAGCTGCATCAAAATTGCAGTCCAAGGTGTCAGCAAAAGTGGTTACTTTAACAGAAGGCTTCAAATCATTGTACTCTTAA